One genomic region from Grus americana isolate bGruAme1 chromosome 15, bGruAme1.mat, whole genome shotgun sequence encodes:
- the LOC129213402 gene encoding uncharacterized protein LOC129213402 isoform X3: MANAGVKTLLQSKEIREATDPTSGTHAQPAAPRPLLGLGVPQALAKPAATLFLGHGGPCHTSAPRRVSPPSAEFPGSTPPPNCCSLKRTFACTNLLLLSLADPDDATDEAASPGPCRHILCPEDNTEPTAPPLRQEHSSPPPRLSH; the protein is encoded by the exons ATGGCCAACGCAGGGGTGAAAACTCTCCTGCAGTCGAAGGAGATCAGGGAGGCCACGGACCCCACCTCGGGCACCCAtgcacagcctgcagcccccaggccCCTCCTGGGCCTGGGTGTCCCCCAGGCCCTCGCCAAACCCGCGGCCACCTTGTTCCTTGG CCATGGGGGTCCCTGTCACACCTCTGCCCCACGGCGTGTCAGTCCCCCCAGCGCGGAGTTCCCCGGGAGCACTCCTCCCCCAAACTGCTGCAGCCTGAAGCGAACCTTCGCCTGCACCaacttgctgctgctcagcctggccGACCCCGATGACGCCACAGATGAGGCGGCTTCCCCTGGCCCCTGCCGACACATCCTGTGCCCCGAGGATAACACCGAGCCCACCGCCCCGCCG TTACGACAGGAGCATTCATCACCACCGCCTCGCCTGTCCCACTGA
- the LOC129213402 gene encoding nascent polypeptide-associated complex subunit alpha, muscle-specific form-like isoform X2, with product MANAGVKTLLQSKEIREATDPTSGTHAQPAAPRPLLGLGVPQALAKPAATLFLGPPSAEFPGSTPPPNCCSLKRTFACTNLLLLSLADPDDATDEAASPGPCRHILCPEDNTEPTAPPVSNPGVPWHPTNEGLAGVPQDPAARFCSAQEELGTVTSPEDTPTPLSIPPGLPDSPRKP from the exons ATGGCCAACGCAGGGGTGAAAACTCTCCTGCAGTCGAAGGAGATCAGGGAGGCCACGGACCCCACCTCGGGCACCCAtgcacagcctgcagcccccaggccCCTCCTGGGCCTGGGTGTCCCCCAGGCCCTCGCCAAACCCGCGGCCACCTTGTTCCTTGG TCCCCCCAGCGCGGAGTTCCCCGGGAGCACTCCTCCCCCAAACTGCTGCAGCCTGAAGCGAACCTTCGCCTGCACCaacttgctgctgctcagcctggccGACCCCGATGACGCCACAGATGAGGCGGCTTCCCCTGGCCCCTGCCGACACATCCTGTGCCCCGAGGATAACACCGAGCCCACCGCCCCGCCGGTGAGTAACCCTGGGGTCCCCTGGCACCCCACTAATGAGGGACTGGCTGGGGTGCCCCAAGATCCCGCTGCGCGCTTCTGCAGTGCTCAGGAGGAACTGGGGACCGTGACATCTCCTGaggacacccccacacccctctcCATACCCCCAGGGCTCCCAGATTCCCCAAGGAAGCCCTGA
- the LOC129213402 gene encoding nascent polypeptide-associated complex subunit alpha, muscle-specific form-like isoform X1 → MANAGVKTLLQSKEIREATDPTSGTHAQPAAPRPLLGLGVPQALAKPAATLFLGHGGPCHTSAPRRVSPPSAEFPGSTPPPNCCSLKRTFACTNLLLLSLADPDDATDEAASPGPCRHILCPEDNTEPTAPPVSNPGVPWHPTNEGLAGVPQDPAARFCSAQEELGTVTSPEDTPTPLSIPPGLPDSPRKP, encoded by the exons ATGGCCAACGCAGGGGTGAAAACTCTCCTGCAGTCGAAGGAGATCAGGGAGGCCACGGACCCCACCTCGGGCACCCAtgcacagcctgcagcccccaggccCCTCCTGGGCCTGGGTGTCCCCCAGGCCCTCGCCAAACCCGCGGCCACCTTGTTCCTTGG CCATGGGGGTCCCTGTCACACCTCTGCCCCACGGCGTGTCAGTCCCCCCAGCGCGGAGTTCCCCGGGAGCACTCCTCCCCCAAACTGCTGCAGCCTGAAGCGAACCTTCGCCTGCACCaacttgctgctgctcagcctggccGACCCCGATGACGCCACAGATGAGGCGGCTTCCCCTGGCCCCTGCCGACACATCCTGTGCCCCGAGGATAACACCGAGCCCACCGCCCCGCCGGTGAGTAACCCTGGGGTCCCCTGGCACCCCACTAATGAGGGACTGGCTGGGGTGCCCCAAGATCCCGCTGCGCGCTTCTGCAGTGCTCAGGAGGAACTGGGGACCGTGACATCTCCTGaggacacccccacacccctctcCATACCCCCAGGGCTCCCAGATTCCCCAAGGAAGCCCTGA